Genomic window (Candidatus Dadabacteria bacterium):
TCGGGCTCGGTTACGAAGTAGGGGCTGAGATACCCTCTGTCAAACTGCATTCCCTCAACCACGTCAAGCTCGGTGTCAAGGCTCCTTCCCTCTTCAACGGTTATGACCCCGTCCTTTCCCACCTTCTCCATGGCGTCGGCTATGATGCTTCCGACGTTCTGGTCCCCGTTTGCGGAAACCGTGGCCACCTGGGCTATCTCCGTGCGTCCCTTTACCTGCTTGCTTGATTTCCTTATGCTCGCGGTAACAACCTCGACCGACTGGTCTATTCCCCTTTTAAGCTTCATGGGGTCGTGTCCCGCGGCGACGAGCTTTATGCCCTCGCGGTATATCGCCTGGGCAAGTATGGTGGCTGTCGTGGTGCCGTCTCCGGCTACGTCGCTTGTTTTCGAAGCGACTTCCTTTACCATCTGGGCTCCCATGTTCTCGAACTTGTCCTCAATCTCTATTTCCTTGGCCACGGAAACCCCGTCCTTGGTCACGACCGGAGCTCCGAACGTTTTCTCTATCAGCACGTTGCGTCCCCTTGGACCCAGCGTTGCCTTTACCGCGGCCGCGAGCTTGTTAACGCCCTCGAGAATCTTCTCTCTGGCCTCAGTGTCAAATAACAGATCTTTCGCCATTTTATTGCTTCCTCCTTTGTTAGTCTTCTATTACCCCGAGTATCTCGTGTTCGGGGATAATCAGGTAGTCCTCGCCGCCGAGCGTAACTTCGCTTCCGCCGTATTTTCCGAATATGACCCTGTCGCCGGGCTTTACGTCAAGCGGAAGAATCTCTCCGTTTTCAATAGGCCTTCCCTTCCCCACGGCAACAACCTCTGCCTGCTGGGGTTTCTCAGCCGCGGTGTCGGGGATTATGATTCCCCCTTCCGTCGTCTCAGACACATCGAGACGCTTTATCAAGACCTTGTCATATAGCGGTCTTATCTCCATCTCTAATACCTCCTTTTTAACTTTTTAAAGCTGGACTGGCACTTGCACCTTCCAAGTGCCAACTATAAAGTAAGCACGTTTTTGCGGGTGTCAAGGGATGGAAGGGAAAAAACAGGGACAGAAAGCGGCTTGCGGGAGAGTTAAAAAGTTTGAGGCCGTCAGCGGACGAGCCGGGACGACCTCGTTACTCCTTCTACGCATGGCAGATGAGATGGCACAATAATACCGTCTGCAGAATCGAATGTCGAGCATCATTTTCCAGCAAAGTGCAATTGCTGCGA
Coding sequences:
- a CDS encoding co-chaperone GroES — translated: MEIRPLYDKVLIKRLDVSETTEGGIIIPDTAAEKPQQAEVVAVGKGRPIENGEILPLDVKPGDRVIFGKYGGSEVTLGGEDYLIIPEHEILGVIED